Proteins from a genomic interval of Channa argus isolate prfri chromosome 11, Channa argus male v1.0, whole genome shotgun sequence:
- the LOC137136810 gene encoding zinc-binding protein A33-like translates to MAEKTGLLESYLSCHVCSETFRDPVSLCCNHSFCSSCLQQFWEQAKNKNCPICKRKSSKDHPMVNFPLKQLADSFAGGLKVESSETEKGEERKLMVCDKHQEEPRLFCKDEERTVCPVCEFSLHQSHKVVPIEQAVSDLKQQLKSDLKFLQDKRNKYKQVEKTYNEMIQHSKKQLLSTEKQIRAEFNKLHQFLKEEEESRLAALREEEEQKGKTISTEMKKIQEQISSLSVSICAVEEDLQKHNVPFLSSYKPTQTRARVQCSLSDPQLLSGALIDVAKHLGNLSFRVWDKMRDKVHFSPVILDPNTANPRLYLSDDLTSVRRGDTRQQLPDNPERCMFYTDVFGCEGFSSGKHSWEVEVGDHPDWILGLLKESADKKQSSVSTEYGIWCLLYRCGTYTNGAGRTVTVKKSLQRVRVQLDYDRGEVSFYDPEDMSHIYTHRDTFTEKLVPFITIGETGDAKTTEIKFC, encoded by the coding sequence ATGGCTGAGAAGACTGGACTTTTGGAAAGTTACCTAAGTTGCCATGTGTGTTCAGAGACTTTCAGAgatcctgtgtctctgtgctgcaaccacagcttctgTTCAAGCTGCCTGCAACAATTCTGGGaacaagctaaaaacaaaaattgtcccatttgtaaaagaaaatcttcaAAGGATCATCCAATGGTTAACTTTCCACTGAAGCAACTGGCAGATTCCTTTGCTGGGGGACTGAAAGTTGAATCATCTGAGACAGAAaagggagaagagaggaaactAATGGTGTGTGATAAACATCAAGAAGAACCTAGATTGTTCTGTAAGGATGAAGAAAGAACTGTTTGTCCTGTCTGTGAGTTTTCTCTCCACCAGAGTCACAAAGTGGTTCCTATAGAACAAGCAGTCAGTGAcctgaagcagcagctgaaatctGACTTAAAGTTTCTACAGGACAAgaggaacaaatacaaacaagtggagaaaacatacaatgaaatgattCAACACTCCAAGAAGCAGCTGTtgtccacagagaagcagatcagAGCAGAGTTCAACAAGCTCCACCAGttcctgaaagaggaagaggagtccaGACTGGCAGCTctcagggaggaagaggagcagaaggggaAGACTATcagcacagagatgaagaagattcAGGAGCAgatctcctctctgtcagtcagtatctgtgctgttgaagaagacctgcagaaacacaacgtGCCATTCCTCAGCAGTTATAAACCCACTCAGACCAGAGCCAGAGTCCAGTGCTCACTGTCAgatccacagctgctctcaggagcactgatagatgtggccaaacacctgggcaacctgTCCTTCAGAGTCTGGGACAAGATGAGGGACAAGGTCCACTTCAGTCCTGTCATCCTGgacccaaacactgcaaacccTCGTCTCTATCTGTCTGATGATCTGACCAGTGTGAGACGTGGAGACACAAGGCAGCAGCTCCCTGATAATCCAGAGAGATGTATGTTTTACACTGATGTTTTTGGCTGTGAGGGCTTCAGCTCAGGGAAACACAgctgggaggtggaggtgggagacCATCCTGACTGGATTCTTGGTTTGCTTAAAGAGTCAGCTGACAAGAAACAAAGCTCAGTTTCAACAGAATATGGTATCTGGTGTTTATTGTATCGCTGTGGAACCTACACTAATGGAGCTGGTAGAACTGTGACAGTGAAGAAGAGTCTCCAGAGGGTCAGAGTCCAGCTGGACTATGACAGAGGGGAGGTGTCCTTCTATGACCCTGAAGACATGAGTCACATCTACActcacagagacactttcacTGAGAAACTTGTTCCTTTCATCACTATTGGAGAAACTGGTGATGCTAAAACCACTGAGATTAAATTCTGTTAA